aacctgacagagcttgagaggatctgcagagaagaatgggagaaactccccaaatacaggtgtctcAAGAAGACCTGAggctgtattcgctgccaaaggtgctaagacaatgtactgagtaaagggtctgaatacttatgtaaatgtccaggttgctggtttgaaaaaTTGGTCGGTGCCCTTGAGCAAATGCACTTAATCCTTATTTGCTCCAGGGGCACAGTACTACCATGGCTGTAAAacaacatttcactgcacctatccagtgtgtttgaaaatatatatttttagtgTTCCATTGTGTTCTACCCCATGCAGTTCAAGCTCAAAGTAGCGACCCTCTGAAGAGCAAGCAGCAGGTGGATCTGGAGCGCGCCCACTTCCTGGTCACCCAGGCCTTTGAGGAGGATGAGAAGGGCAATGGGGACGAGGCCATCGAGCTCTACACACAGGCCGTGGAACTCTGCATCCAGACGGTAGGGACTGCTCAGGAAAGGCCCAGGCTTCTTTTAGGCCTGCTGTGTGACTACAGGGGCAACTTTCACCACCGATGCTCTTGTAGTGAgcaaatcaacaacaacaaaatgagcTGTACTCTGCTATTCAGACCACTGTATCAAACATTATACAGGATGTTAATTCCTGGGTCATCACCAGGTCCAATGGAGGTATAGTCAGGAATGAGTATAAGAACAGTTTATTTGGATTAGGCCATGAACCCACCAGTCTTCATTGTATGTACTGACATCCCTCTTGACCTAGACTCTAGGGTACATAATGTGTGGCAGGTGTCAAATGTAACTCACCCCTCACTCCTTTTCTCCTACTTTCTTTTCTCACAGTCTCATGATACGACAGACCAGGGGCTGCAGGGCAAATTGAAGCAGCTGGCTCGTCAGGCCCTCGATAGGTAAGGAGgtcactctcccctcctctctatagtGTAATATTTCTAAATTTCTAGtgttgtatacagtgcattcagaaagtattcagatccctttactttttccacattttgttacgttacagccttatttttaaactgattaaataaatacaaactctcatcaatctacacacaataccccataatgacaaagcgatttTCCCAAATGtattataaataaaaaacagaaatatcttatttacataactattcagaccctttgctgtgagacttgaaattgaacatcctagagatgtttctacaacttgattggagtccacctgtggtaaattcaattgattggacatgatttggaaaggcacacacctgtctatataaggtcccgcagttgcaagtgcatgtcagagcaaaaactaagccatgagatcgaaggaattctccatagagctccgagacaggattgtgtcgaggcacagatctggggaagagtaacagcgttgaaggtccccaagaacacattggcctccatcattcttaaatggaagatttAAGACCCCCaaaactctttctagagctcgctgcctggccaaactgagaaatcgggggagaagggccttggtcagggaggtgaacgagaccccgatggtcactctgacagatgggagaaccttccagaagaacatccatctctgtagcactccaccaaccatgcctttatggtagaatggccagacggaagccactcctcagtaaatggcacatgacagccagcttggaatttgctaaaaggcacctacggggaagcatggtggcggcagcatcatgccatggggatgtttttcagtggcagggactgggagacaagtcaggatcgagggaaagattaacagatcaaagtacagagagatccttgatgaaaacctgctccagagcgctcatgacTTCAGACTGGTGCAACGGTTCACCTTGCAACAAGACAAcgcccctaagcacacagccaagacaacacaggagtggcatcgggacaaatctttgaatgtccttgactggcccagccagagcctggacttgaatcctgatcgaacatctctggagagacctgaaaatagctgtgcagggacaccccccacccaacctgacagagcttgagaggatctgcagagaagtatgggagaaactccccaaatacagatgtgccatgcttgtagcgtcatacccaagaagactcgatgctgtgatcgctgccaaaggtgctttaacaaagtactgagtaaagggtctgaatacttatgtaaatgtgatatttcagttttttatttttttgtgcaaaatttctgaacctgtttttgctttgtcattatggggtattgtgagtagataaggattcatttatttttaattctgagaataaggctttaacttaacaaaatctggaaaaagtcaaggggtctgtataTCCAAATGCACTGTTGATCAAGGAACACCAACccgaccaaccaaccaaccccttTGTTTCTCTCCAGGGCGGAGGGGCTGAAGGAGTCCCAGTCTGCCAGTCCCTTAGCCCAGTCGCCACAGGACAGGCCGGGGCCCTCAGGGGCCAAACCCAGTGGGGGGCCTTGTCCCGTCAGACAGTTCTTCCCCCTGGGGCCTGACTTCTCTCTCCAGGACCGCCCCCAGCCAGTCAGGCCTGTCCAGTCCAGCGAGCCTCAGGGTCAGCGCTACACCTCAGAAGAGATAGAGGTGCTCAGGTGAGCAGACTGGGATATATCTGGACTCATAGAATCATAGAACATGGTCAACACATTGAGTTTAGGCTCCCAAGAAGCAATGATCTGTGGTTCCATAATAATCCCCATTTCTCTAGGAGCATAATGCCAGTGTGTGACTTGTTTTTCTAAAGGTTAGGCAGTAACACACCTTTGTTTGGTAAAGGTTCAGGTTTGACTCGCATCTACATTTTCATCTGCTGGGTAAGGTACACACGTTACATTTCTCCTGATTCTCCTCTCCGCTTTTCTACATAGGAGCACGTCCAAGATCAACAGCATACCCTTCGTCCCCTTCATGAGTGTGGACCTGAAGGAGAGATTTGCCTTTCCTGTTCCATTCTCGTAAGTCAGGATATTCTTGTTCCTTAGTAAGTGGGTGTGCGGATTGTAGAATACAAACATAATACATTTCTACCAGCAACCAGAAAGCATATACTATCTGGAGTGCCACTTGATTGCATTAATTTTTAATTTGTGATAAACATCAGACTTTTTATTCTCTGTGGATGCTTACCAGGGACAAACTAGGCAAGCTGGCCCTGTCTCCCAAGCAGAAAACCATCTTCTCCCGCTGGGTTCGCCCTGACGAGATCTGCAATAACCCCACCATGATCTTATCTGTATCCAGCTTCAGCATCAAACAGGTCCGGCCACACACACAGCCGTCAATATTCACTATCAATAATCAAGACCAAAATGTTCCCAAATGTAGCCTGTAAAATACAGAATTATTTAAGGTGTATTGGAATTGACTCATCATCAGATGGCGCCACTTGTACGTATGTTTTGAATTACCTACTTTATGGACAATCTGCTCTAAACTGAATACCTCTCAATGTGACGGATAAAACTGACAGATATACCTCCCATCCTGGTATATCCTGGTCGGATGTCAGTCTCATACTCTTATTGTTGATCACCTACTCTCTCCCGTTAGACGGTGGTGTCTGACTGCTCGTTTGTGGCGTCGTTAGCCATCAGCGCTGCCTATGAGCGACGCTACAACAAGAAGCTCATCACCAGCATCATCTACCCCCAGAACCGGCGCGGGGAGCCAGAGTATAACCCCTGTGGGAAGTACATGGTGAAGCTTCACATCAACGGTGTGCCCAGGAAGGTAACACATTGCAAAACCTGGGAACTGGGTCCACTGGTGCTCAATGTCATTGTGAGATAAGCTAGCAAACCTCACTCTCTAAATGACTAGACTGTCACTGTAAAGCTGCCATGTTGCTGACAGTGTCTACCAATGGGTTGTAATTGTTGTACGTGTTCCCCTTCCTATTCCCTGCAGGTCATTATAGACGACTTCCTGCCATGTGGTCAGAATGGAGAGCTGCTGTGTTCCTACTCCAGCAACAGGAACGAGCTGTGGGTCTCCCTCATAGAGAAGGCCTACATGAAGGTCATGGGAGGTTACGACTTCCCCGGCTCCAACTCGGTGAGGGAGTTCCCCCTGTGAAAGTACTAGTACTATcccctgtactttgctctgtcCAATAGCGAATGTTTCAGAGCTAACGAGTTCCCTCATTCACACCGTGTGCTAAATTCCACATTTCATCCACCGTACGTGATTGGACAGTTGGTTCTGTTCCCCACCTTGTTATTGCTGTTCTCTAAAGTGTGATCTCTATTCTTTCTGTCTTATTGTATTGTAGAACATCGATCTGCACGCACTCACTGGCTGGATCCCAGAGCGTATCGCCATGCATTCAGACAATCAGTCATTCATCAAGGACGACACCTTCCGCATGCTCTACCAGAGGTGAGACacgcagacacaaacacacactcattaaTTCACCCATGCACACACTTAAAGGCCTACATAGTCCATATGCTCTGTAGAATTCAAACTAAGAGCTATAGAACTAAGAGTCTTACACAGtttaaatactttatttgaatccacaaatcatattacatttgcaaaaagaTACACACACCGAATAATGCCACTATTCCATCCTCCAGTCAGGTATTGATTTTTCATGATTACCTTTGCTGCCAGATGGTAATAGACATGGTTATCAATACCACAAAGTTTTGTCTCCTAGCCAAGATAGCTGACCTAGTACTCTCACATCCCCTCCTCTGATGACAGGTTTCACCGGGGCGACGTCCTAATCACCACAGCAACAGGGGTGATGACAGAGGAGGAAGGCGAGAGGTGGGGCCTTGTGCCAACGCATGCCTATGCTGTCCTGGATATCCGGGAGCACAAAGTAAGTGTTGGTGTTAGCATAACCACTCATGGTTGTTACAGTAGCTTGTTAGCATAACCACTCATGGTTGTTACAGTAGCTTGTTAGCATAACCACTCATGGTTGTTGCAGTAGCTTGTTAGCATAACCACTCATGGTTGTTACAGTAGCTTGTCAGCATAACCACTCATGGTTGTTACAGTAGCTTGTCAGCATAACCACTCATAGTATAGCATGCTGTGTTTTATTTGTATCTGGTCAATTCCATTTATGtctttggtattttattaggatccccattagctgttgcaaaagcagcagctactcttcctgggttccacaCAAAACATCAAacaacataatacagaacattaatagacaagatcagctcaaggacagaactacatatatttttttaaaggcacacgtagcctacatatcaatacatacacacaaactatctaggtcaaataggggagaggcattgtgccttgagagactggcatgcatagtatttatatcagccctctgaatATAAGGAAGAGCAAgactgctctgttctgggccagctacAGTTTAACTCTGTCTTTCCTTGCATCactcgaccacacgactggacaataatcaagataagacaaacTATAACTTTGTAACTTTGCGCATCGTTAATGGTGTTCTGCCTGCATGCTAAGCTTCTGTGCCATTTGATCTGGCTCTCAGGGGAAGCGGTTCCTGCAGCTGAAGAACCCGTGGAGCCACCTGAGGTGGAAAGGCCGCTTCAGTGAACGGGACGAGAAAAATTGGACCCCAGAACTTCTCAAATACCTCAACTTTGACCCCAAGACCGCACAGAAGTTTGATAACGGCGTGTTCTGGATCACGTTTGAGGACCTGTGCCAGTACTATGATGTCATCTACCTGAGCTGGAGCCCCGCCCTGTTTAGAGAGTCTTCCTGTATCCACAGGTCAGTCAACAACAGCCCTCTTATATCTCCCACAAGGGTCTGCTATACCTATAACCAAGtacagtgcgttcggaaagtattcaaacaaactgaactttttccacattttgttacgttttgttacgtgattaaatcatttttcccccctcatcaatctacacacaataccccataaagacaaagcataAACAGGTTTTAAGAATTTTTGGCAAATTGAATACAAATAAAAACCAGAAATCACATTTGCATTAagtaattcagaccctttactcagtactttgttaaagcacctttggcagcgatcacagccttgagtcttcttgggtttgacgctacaaggttggcacacctgtatttggggagtttctcccattcttctctgcagatcctctcaagctctgtcaggttggatggggtgtgttgctgcacagctattttcaggtctcttcagagatgttcgatcaggttcgggctctggctgggccactcaaggacattcatagacCAGTCCCGaagccaccatgcttcaccgtaaggatggtgtcaggtttcctctaggcgtgacgcttggcattcaggccaaagagttcagtcttggtttcatcagaccagagactcttgtttctcatggtctgagaatactttaggtgccttttggcaaactccaagcgggatgtCAATGCCtgttactgagaagtggcttccgtctggccactgtaccataatggcctgattggtggagtgctgcagagatggttgtccttctggaaggttctcccatctccacagaaggaactctggagcttcttggtcacctccctggccaaggcccttctcccccgattgctccgtTTGATCGGGCTGCGGGtcctcggaagagtcttggtgtttccaaactccttccatttaagagtgatggaggccactgtgttcttggggaacttgaATGCAGCAGAATATTTTTGctagccttccccagatctgtgctttgacacaatactgtctcggagctctacggacaattcctttgacctcattgcttgggttttgttctgacatgcactgtcaactgtgggaccttatatagaaggtcgtgtgcctttccaaatcatgtcctatcaattgaatttaccacaggtggactccagttgtagaaacatctcaaggatgatcaatggaaacaggatatacagtgccttgcgaaaatatttcggtccccttgaactttgcgaccttatgccacatttcaggcgtcaaataattttgcacgcccaattattcggtttttgatttgttaaaaacgtttgaaatatccaataaatgtcgttccacttcatgattgtgtcccacttgttgttgattcttcacaaaaaaatacagttttatatcttttatgtttgaagcctgaaatgtggcaaaaggtcgcaaagttcaagggggccgaatactttcacaaggcactgtaccagagctcaatttggagtctcacagcaaagggtctaaaaacttatgtaaataaggtatttaattTTTTTTGCCAAGcgttccaaaaacctgtttttgctttgtcattatgggctattgtgtgtagattgaggatttttatttatttattatattttagaataataataatgtaacaaaatgtgaaaaaagtcaagggatctgaattcTTTCTGATTgcactgtgtgtgtataaaaaaaatacacaTGTTTTGATATGTGAAGTATatttctggttgtgtgtgtccCTGCAGTAGCTGGGATGGGAAGCAGGGCCCTGTGAAGGATGCCTACAGCCTGGCCAACAACCCTCAGTACCGGCTGGAGGTGACCTGTCCTGCAGGGGGCACTGCTGTCTGGGTGCTGCTGACCAGACACATCACTGACAAGGTGCACACCGTCTGTCTGGCTGTTCACCACCACACAGTATCAGACAATGTCTCATTTTCTCCCATAGAAACAATAATCACCCTGTTGTTGTCCTTTTGATGTTCAGGACGACTTTGCACAAAACAAGGAGTTCATCACCTTGGTGGTTTACAAGACGGAGGGAAAGAAAGTTTACTACCCTGGTGAGTTTCTCATGGAattgtgtgtgtatctatgtgtgtgtgtttcctctgaCTGTCTCGTATGTTCCTCCTCAGCGGACCCTCCCCCCTACATCGATGGGATCAGGATCAACAGCCCCCACTACCTGACCAAGATGAGACTAACCAGCGCtggaacacacacattcacactggtGGTGTCACAGTACGAGAAGCAGAACACCATCAACTACACCCtgagggtgagacacacacacacattattgtgTCAGGTACATCTCCTGAGTGTCAGATCTGTCGCTGTCAGGTAAACACTGTGATCCTGTTGTACTGCGGTGCAGAAGTGACCATAATGCCTCAAGCATCTCACAATAGAGCATGAGAAAAGAGAGTGGGATGGTGGAGGTGAAGAACAAGAGGGAGTGGGGGAAGATGGAGTGAGGGCACATGAGATGAAGGATAGAAGAGAAGAGTCTTGTTCCACTTAATGAGTGTCAAGTGtacatacactacagttcaaaaggccagcatcccggagtcgtctcctcactgttgacattgagactggtgttttgcgggtattatttaatgaagctgccagttgaggacttgtgaggcgtctgtttcccAAGCTAGACACTCTAATTTACTTggcctcttgctcagttgtgcaccggggcctctcacctctctttctattctggttagagccagtttgcgctgttctgtgaagggagtagtacacagcgttgtacaagtgtcgtagcagaatcagaattagttaggtaacattgataaataagatgttttatttacataataatgtgagatatttgtcattagaatgtcttcTTTTGGATAATAATGTTGGCAGTTGCATTTTCCTCGTTCTTCTCCAGGGAaaagtcacttggggcccagagaggggagaggtcaggcttgtctttttATCTGTCTGGTAatatgcagaatatcagaaagggagAAGTCAGAATTGAACAGCGTCTTCCaatgtatctgttaaaccatgtgaagggctccacaatgtctgtgtacCAGTCACTCCCCTCTGTGAGTTTATCCAGGAGGGCGTGTATTTGAGATGGGGGGgtatctagaattgacaattgattTATGCCATTGGACGAGGTAATGCTTTGGAACTTAGAAGTACCAGGAACAAGATTACAATCTGAACAATAATGTATAGCtaatgctatctggctatgggatactcctatTTCAAGTAAAAGGCCCTTTGTAAAGTTCCTATTATCTGTGGTTCGTCATTGTGAGTTGAgaggggtggatctttgctataaaagatctcagttgccattatgttgacacactcagaattcatttatagacactgaattaatctgagagtcacagggctatggtgaagctcatttAATTAGAAGATTAAGTTTAtgtataactctgactggtgtgtggtttgtaaactctcctttcacttAGTAAttcaggaaatttccacgacacgaGATCTTCaggttcttggcaatttctcgcatggaatagcattcatttctcagaacaagaatagactgacgtgtTTCAGAAGAagttattgcttctttaatgagcacaacagttttcagctgttctaTTTTGCggaagggttttctaatgatcaattagctttttaaaattataaacttggattagttaacacaacgtgccactggaacacaggagtgatggttgctgataatgggccttatatatatataatctgccgtttccagctacaataatcatttacaacattaacagtgtctacactgtatttctgatcaatttgatgttattttaatggacaatttttttttttgcttttcttttaaaaacaaggacatttctaagtgaccccaaacttctgaacggtagtgtacatatactgtacacacaaggAATATTAAACTAGATCTGAGTTGTTTCAGAATGTAGAATTATACATGAAGCAGCCGGCTTGCAGAACTGGGATATCAGTTGAAAGAGAGCTTGTGAGTTTTCTGCAATGAATTgctgtgtgtgaaagagagatggcgagagtGAGACTTTGTTGTATATGAATGAGTAAAAggctgtgtgtgagcatgtgacCCAAACCTTTTTTTGGTCATTTTATATTTCATAAATTCCCCTTACCAACTGAGCTGAAGTCTTTGAGGAGCTGTTATCTGAAGTCTCACAAAAACAACATGTTCGGCCTCCGTAGAAGAGAAGAAACCCTGAGAGTAGTTGCATGTGTGTCTTTCTGAGAATGAAAGAGAAAAGCCAATCGCCAGTGGAATATC
The window above is part of the Oncorhynchus masou masou isolate Uvic2021 chromosome 30, UVic_Omas_1.1, whole genome shotgun sequence genome. Proteins encoded here:
- the LOC135522211 gene encoding calpain-7-like, which gives rise to MDCTALEHDAVKFAKTAVICDQNGKYNEAVFYYKEAAQALIYAGMAGSKLEGIQDKVNEYLDRVQALHNAVQAQSSDPLKSKQQVDLERAHFLVTQAFEEDEKGNGDEAIELYTQAVELCIQTSHDTTDQGLQGKLKQLARQALDRAEGLKESQSASPLAQSPQDRPGPSGAKPSGGPCPVRQFFPLGPDFSLQDRPQPVRPVQSSEPQGQRYTSEEIEVLRSTSKINSIPFVPFMSVDLKERFAFPVPFSDKLGKLALSPKQKTIFSRWVRPDEICNNPTMILSVSSFSIKQTVVSDCSFVASLAISAAYERRYNKKLITSIIYPQNRRGEPEYNPCGKYMVKLHINGVPRKVIIDDFLPCGQNGELLCSYSSNRNELWVSLIEKAYMKVMGGYDFPGSNSNIDLHALTGWIPERIAMHSDNQSFIKDDTFRMLYQRFHRGDVLITTATGVMTEEEGERWGLVPTHAYAVLDIREHKGKRFLQLKNPWSHLRWKGRFSERDEKNWTPELLKYLNFDPKTAQKFDNGVFWITFEDLCQYYDVIYLSWSPALFRESSCIHSSWDGKQGPVKDAYSLANNPQYRLEVTCPAGGTAVWVLLTRHITDKDDFAQNKEFITLVVYKTEGKKVYYPADPPPYIDGIRINSPHYLTKMRLTSAGTHTFTLVVSQYEKQNTINYTLRVYSGCKFSFSKIPTPFTHTKRINGQWKGPSAGGCGNYKDSYKHNPIYQFNLERPGPMLIELRGSRQYSVGFEMVTVSTVVEPGPAGHPKKNSGDYRCGFCYMEADHVPAGIYNVIPTTFLPKQEGPFFLDFSSATPLKVSQLQ